From a region of the Candidatus Omnitrophota bacterium genome:
- the plsY gene encoding glycerol-3-phosphate 1-O-acyltransferase PlsY — protein sequence MHWIIPGTAVSYLIGSIPTAYIFGRLLKGIDIRKFGSGNVGATNALRILGKRAGIVVLSLDVLKGLLPVVLLGNFILQRTLFNPQVILIILGIACITGHNWPIFLNFKGGKGIATSLGVLLGLAIKIPGLGAILGMVLLIWLVVFLLSRIVSLASLAGAFFLPVFMLLFKQSILMFSATLILSIFVILRHKTNIIRLYHGQETRLKFKKTI from the coding sequence ATGCACTGGATAATTCCAGGAACAGCCGTTAGTTATCTTATCGGGTCCATACCTACGGCATATATTTTTGGCCGGCTGCTTAAAGGCATTGATATCCGCAAATTCGGTTCAGGCAATGTCGGCGCCACCAACGCCTTGCGCATACTGGGCAAGAGGGCGGGGATCGTTGTTCTATCTCTGGATGTGTTAAAAGGGCTGCTGCCGGTTGTTTTATTAGGGAACTTTATACTGCAGCGGACTTTGTTCAACCCGCAGGTAATTTTAATAATCCTGGGAATCGCCTGTATCACCGGGCACAACTGGCCGATATTCCTGAATTTCAAAGGCGGCAAAGGAATAGCCACCAGCTTGGGCGTATTGCTCGGCCTGGCGATCAAAATACCCGGCTTAGGCGCTATTTTAGGCATGGTTTTGCTTATTTGGCTTGTTGTTTTTCTGCTCAGCAGGATCGTTTCTCTGGCTTCATTGGCAGGCGCTTTTTTTTTACCGGTTTTCATGCTGCTATTCAAACAATCGATACTTATGTTTTCCGCAACATTGATCCTGTCTATCTTTGTGATTTTGCGCCATAAAACCAATATTATCCGGCTATATCATGGCCAAGAAACCCGCCTTAAATTCAAAAAAACCATTTGA
- a CDS encoding tetratricopeptide repeat protein produces MKKLKLLLILACVIALIFTANQASASSEIVEFLIDLGTSYYDEGRYDQALTEFKKVLVLEPDNAIAAEYIETIKEAEEEIEQIETEQIQARQAEEPAVEPIPEYIAPEVSESITQPIIEPVNESLLEPETFEQEFTPQPPPASAIPVTAPFIPGVSAPVPAKPASDKKDDIKHLQIGKVIVSGEVQMAAGMDSGGNAIWNRSNFDLNEKNWRILSRDVYNYRENTYDPGIYDRLKVILNTPEEDNGFGFHADITIDPWSFTRKSEKMTITGAGGDSAEIQLKGFGNSNYMMNSSVYTTQNNDTFSIPEIKVVDGTSVPTNITSKWTNTFVIPAMDVDYEFQPIRELWVDYKQDDYLKLRVFPIATEKQAYSSDDPLKLSNNRTYWEDSPWLRAWKKGNYNSTSGSFTKGYWDDSISFGTRDSSGNRLTALRGFSFNLNPGEETSFTTTWATPKDPWQYYSDIDNIGGATRVKQVVGDKVALGLTHTARIGMVDGGSTVDSRVNVLAGDASYEFIEGTKAVTEVAASQGKYDITNSTYMTRSRGNAYFFSLVNRYPRMEILNTSYDRIQPEKDESFMSKVRFMAVHMDKGFDTPLSSYRQTRKDSYWSRHIHFRQPLNYFYESLFYPSMNSADLSAFAIGDGVDIGRDVIGMRWKVSLEDSFSNLFDIRNVHTVEGKYVETVARDEAELKVTDKLTAKALGIYQDMPKTKAGIDPFIYDSLTGIYLTNSAVKDGTDPSLKTGSLGMEYEFTDWVRVNGVYERTNDYTLAYGDFPRGILCDANMSDTYYEYGNKYMRELNYLYSQQYFPSAPYPFYNVYKAGIMLTPTDKTQIYLDYTRNDFEKAGQISDGMNHYGAEIGYLPSKKLGFYTRYTYSRWQDLDRVIEGDTKTVGHHNIFISTRYAPTPEQEFDIEYGVSPNYPVIESTTSDPLGGSLQTIDTMHIIRLYYRRKF; encoded by the coding sequence ATGAAAAAACTCAAATTACTACTAATTTTGGCTTGCGTAATCGCCCTGATCTTCACGGCTAATCAGGCGTCTGCCTCATCGGAAATAGTGGAATTCCTGATAGACCTGGGCACTTCGTATTATGATGAAGGAAGATATGATCAGGCCTTGACTGAATTCAAAAAAGTCCTGGTTTTGGAACCGGATAATGCTATCGCGGCAGAGTACATCGAGACCATAAAAGAAGCGGAAGAGGAAATCGAACAGATCGAAACCGAACAAATACAGGCCAGACAAGCCGAAGAACCCGCAGTTGAACCGATCCCTGAATATATCGCGCCTGAAGTAAGTGAATCAATAACCCAACCTATAATTGAACCTGTAAACGAATCACTACTTGAGCCTGAAACATTTGAGCAGGAATTTACGCCTCAACCGCCGCCGGCATCAGCTATTCCGGTTACCGCGCCGTTCATTCCCGGGGTATCCGCGCCTGTGCCCGCAAAGCCGGCTTCGGACAAAAAAGACGATATTAAACATTTACAGATAGGCAAAGTGATCGTATCCGGAGAGGTCCAAATGGCCGCCGGTATGGACTCAGGCGGGAACGCCATATGGAACCGCTCGAATTTCGATCTGAACGAAAAGAACTGGCGCATACTTTCCAGGGATGTCTATAATTACCGTGAGAACACTTACGACCCGGGTATATACGACAGGCTGAAGGTCATACTGAACACCCCGGAAGAAGACAACGGTTTCGGATTCCACGCCGATATCACCATAGATCCATGGAGCTTTACCCGCAAGAGCGAGAAGATGACCATTACCGGAGCGGGCGGGGACAGCGCCGAAATACAGTTAAAGGGCTTCGGCAACAGCAATTACATGATGAACAGCTCTGTCTATACCACGCAGAACAATGATACCTTCAGTATCCCGGAGATCAAAGTCGTCGACGGAACGTCGGTACCAACGAATATAACCTCCAAGTGGACGAACACCTTCGTGATCCCGGCAATGGACGTGGATTACGAATTCCAGCCTATCCGGGAATTATGGGTGGATTATAAGCAGGACGATTACCTTAAACTGCGCGTTTTCCCCATAGCCACCGAGAAACAGGCGTATAGCTCGGACGATCCGCTGAAACTTTCCAACAACCGCACTTACTGGGAGGACAGCCCGTGGCTGCGGGCATGGAAAAAAGGCAACTATAATTCCACATCCGGCAGTTTTACCAAAGGATACTGGGACGATTCCATCAGTTTCGGCACCCGCGACAGCTCAGGCAACAGATTGACCGCGCTGCGCGGTTTTTCATTCAATCTTAACCCGGGGGAAGAGACATCATTCACCACCACCTGGGCCACGCCCAAGGATCCCTGGCAGTATTATTCGGATATCGATAACATCGGCGGCGCCACCCGGGTCAAGCAAGTTGTCGGCGACAAGGTAGCCCTGGGGCTCACGCATACCGCCCGCATCGGCATGGTTGACGGCGGAAGCACGGTTGACAGCCGGGTCAATGTCCTGGCTGGCGACGCTTCATATGAATTTATCGAAGGGACTAAAGCTGTGACGGAAGTCGCGGCTTCCCAGGGCAAATACGATATAACCAACTCCACTTACATGACCCGCTCAAGGGGCAACGCATATTTCTTCTCCCTGGTAAACCGCTATCCCCGGATGGAAATACTTAACACGAGTTACGACCGGATCCAACCTGAAAAAGACGAGAGTTTCATGTCCAAGGTCAGATTTATGGCTGTGCATATGGATAAAGGATTTGATACGCCGCTTTCCAGCTACCGTCAAACCCGAAAGGATTCTTACTGGTCCAGGCACATACATTTCCGCCAGCCGCTTAATTATTTCTATGAAAGCCTTTTTTACCCCTCAATGAATTCCGCGGACCTGTCGGCATTCGCCATCGGCGACGGCGTTGATATCGGCAGGGACGTAATCGGGATGCGCTGGAAAGTAAGTTTAGAGGATAGTTTCAGCAATTTATTCGATATCAGGAACGTTCATACCGTTGAAGGCAAATATGTCGAAACCGTAGCCAGGGACGAAGCGGAATTAAAAGTAACCGACAAACTGACCGCCAAAGCCTTGGGGATCTACCAGGATATGCCCAAAACAAAAGCCGGGATCGACCCGTTTATTTACGACAGCCTAACCGGGATATATCTGACTAATTCCGCTGTCAAAGATGGCACCGATCCGTCGTTAAAGACCGGTTCTTTAGGCATGGAATATGAATTTACCGATTGGGTGCGGGTGAACGGCGTATATGAGCGGACCAACGATTACACTTTAGCTTACGGCGATTTCCCGCGCGGAATACTCTGCGATGCCAATATGTCCGACACCTATTACGAATACGGCAATAAATATATGCGCGAGCTGAATTACCTTTACAGCCAGCAGTATTTCCCCTCAGCGCCTTATCCGTTCTATAATGTTTACAAGGCCGGGATAATGCTGACACCTACTGACAAAACCCAGATATACCTGGATTACACCCGCAATGATTTCGAGAAGGCCGGACAGATATCAGACGGTATGAATCATTACGGGGCGGAGATCGGTTACCTGCCGAGCAAGAAACTGGGATTTTACACCCGCTACACTTATTCCCGCTGGCAGGACCTTGACCGGGTGATCGAAGGTGATACTAAAACCGTCGGGCATCATAATATTTTTATCTCAACGCGCTACGCGCCGACCCCTGAACAGGAATTTGACATCGAATACGGCGTTTCCCCGAATTACCCGGTGATCGAATCCACTACCAGCGATCCTCTGGGCGGCAGCCTTCAGACCATCGACACCATGCATATAATCCGCTTATACTACCGCCGCAAATTCTAA
- the lepB gene encoding signal peptidase I, with amino-acid sequence MTLKKNSALPGKKRSVIYEWLESAVIAFILAMIIRAFIIQAFKIPTGSMRPTLLEGDAILVNKFIYGARVPFLGWQMPALRQPKRGDVVVFIFPKDPKKDFIKRLIATEGETVEIKNGTIYVNDQPLLDPIFNQTYYYNREYYGSNKIVVPKDSYFVLGDNSASSQDSRYWGFVPKKNMLGKAILIYWPPQRMRVIK; translated from the coding sequence ATGACACTGAAAAAAAACAGCGCTTTACCCGGAAAAAAAAGGTCGGTTATATATGAGTGGCTGGAATCCGCGGTCATCGCGTTCATTCTGGCGATGATAATACGCGCTTTTATCATCCAGGCGTTCAAGATCCCCACAGGATCAATGCGGCCGACATTGCTGGAAGGCGACGCCATCCTGGTCAATAAATTTATTTACGGGGCCAGGGTCCCATTCCTCGGCTGGCAGATGCCGGCTTTGCGCCAGCCTAAAAGAGGTGACGTCGTGGTTTTTATCTTCCCCAAAGACCCCAAAAAAGACTTTATTAAACGACTGATCGCCACCGAAGGCGAAACCGTGGAGATAAAAAACGGCACTATCTACGTAAACGATCAGCCGCTGCTTGACCCGATCTTCAACCAGACATATTATTATAACCGGGAGTACTACGGCAGCAATAAGATCGTTGTACCAAAAGACAGTTATTTTGTTTTGGGCGATAATTCCGCGTCCTCCCAGGATTCCCGGTACTGGGGATTCGTCCCTAAGAAGAACATGCTGGGAAAGGCCATACTGATCTACTGGCCGCCGCAGCGCATGCGGGTAATTAAATGA
- a CDS encoding CDP-alcohol phosphatidyltransferase family protein, which translates to MNFANKISTFRIVSVPFFVACLVYYSQEPGTRDYLRFAALGIFILGVISDAVDGYIARRSKSYSRAGLILDPLGDKLLLMSAYVCLYLIPMDIKFPLPVILIVISRDVLILLGALVIFIVKQDINVFPSRWGKLTTTFQMLSVIFVLLQWKFSFIFWWIAAAFTIISGADYIKKGFKILYALDNSRNSR; encoded by the coding sequence ATGAACTTCGCAAATAAAATATCGACGTTCAGGATAGTCAGCGTCCCGTTCTTTGTGGCCTGCCTGGTTTATTATTCCCAGGAACCCGGCACGCGGGATTACTTGCGCTTCGCGGCTTTGGGCATATTCATACTGGGGGTGATTTCCGACGCGGTAGACGGTTATATCGCCCGAAGATCAAAATCCTATTCCCGCGCAGGACTGATCCTTGACCCGTTAGGCGATAAATTGCTCCTGATGAGCGCGTATGTCTGCCTTTACCTGATTCCGATGGATATCAAATTCCCTTTGCCGGTGATCCTGATAGTGATCAGCCGCGACGTGCTGATCCTTCTCGGCGCGCTGGTCATATTCATCGTAAAACAGGATATAAACGTTTTTCCCAGCCGGTGGGGCAAGCTTACTACCACTTTTCAAATGCTCTCGGTGATCTTTGTACTCCTGCAATGGAAATTTTCATTTATTTTCTGGTGGATCGCGGCGGCATTCACCATTATTTCCGGCGCGGACTACATCAAGAAAGGGTTCAAAATACTCTATGCACTGGATAATTCCAGGAACAGCCGTTAG